One Halorientalis litorea DNA segment encodes these proteins:
- a CDS encoding beta-CASP ribonuclease aCPSF1 — protein MSTVDTQLEELKSEIVSEVPNEISISDVTYEGPELVVYTRDPKKFAGDGDLIRRLASKLRKRITVRPDPDVLSVPDRAREQIMDVVPEDAGITDLDFHADTGEVVIEAQKPGMVIGRHGSTLREITQQVGWTPEVVRTPPIESSTVSNVRNFLKQERDERRDILERIGRQIHREEMSDDEWVRITTLGCCREVGRASFIVSTPETRVLVDCGDKPGAEDEVPYLQVPEALGSGANSIDAVVLTHAHLDHSALIPLLFKYGYDGPIYCTEPTRDLMGLLTLDYLDVAAKEGRAPPYESEMVREAIKHCIPIEYGDVTDISPDIKLTLHNAGHILGSSIAHFHIGDGLYNVAFSGDIHYTDTRLFNGAVNEFPRVETLVLESTYGGRNDYQTDQADSERDLKRVINEAYDRDGKVLIPAFAVGRSQEIMLVLEEAMRSGDIPEMPVHLDGMIWEATAIHTTYPEYLRDDLRDRIFHEDENPFLADQFNHIDGGEEERQEVADGGPAIILSTSGMVTGGPIMSWLEHLGTDPDTSMVFVGYQAQGTLGRRIQNGWDEIPVGNGGRGRGDTLTLNCNVETVDGFSGHADRQGLENFVKTMNPRPEKVLCVHGDESSTQDLSSALYHEYNMRTFAPKNLETFRFL, from the coding sequence ATGAGTACGGTAGACACGCAATTAGAGGAGTTGAAATCGGAGATAGTTAGCGAAGTTCCAAACGAGATTTCCATCTCGGACGTCACCTACGAGGGGCCGGAACTGGTCGTCTACACGCGCGACCCGAAGAAGTTCGCCGGGGACGGCGACCTCATCCGGCGGCTTGCGAGCAAACTCCGCAAGCGAATCACCGTCCGGCCGGACCCGGACGTCCTCTCGGTGCCGGACCGCGCCCGGGAGCAGATTATGGACGTCGTGCCCGAGGACGCCGGCATCACTGACCTCGACTTCCACGCCGACACCGGCGAGGTGGTCATCGAGGCCCAAAAGCCCGGGATGGTCATCGGTCGCCACGGGTCGACGCTGCGGGAGATAACCCAGCAGGTCGGCTGGACGCCCGAAGTCGTGCGGACCCCGCCCATCGAGTCCTCGACGGTTTCGAACGTTCGGAACTTCCTCAAGCAGGAACGCGACGAGCGTCGGGACATTCTCGAACGCATCGGGCGGCAAATCCACCGCGAGGAGATGTCCGACGACGAGTGGGTTCGCATCACGACGCTGGGCTGTTGCCGTGAAGTCGGTCGCGCTTCCTTCATCGTCTCGACGCCCGAGACGCGCGTCCTCGTGGACTGCGGCGACAAGCCCGGTGCGGAGGACGAGGTGCCCTATCTACAGGTGCCCGAGGCCCTCGGCTCCGGGGCGAACTCCATCGACGCTGTCGTCCTCACACACGCCCACCTCGACCACTCGGCACTCATCCCCCTGTTGTTCAAGTACGGCTACGACGGTCCTATCTACTGCACGGAGCCGACGCGTGACCTGATGGGCTTGCTGACGCTGGACTACCTCGACGTGGCCGCCAAAGAGGGACGCGCGCCGCCGTACGAGTCCGAGATGGTCCGGGAAGCAATCAAACACTGCATCCCCATCGAGTACGGCGACGTGACCGACATCTCGCCGGACATCAAACTCACCCTCCACAACGCGGGGCACATCCTCGGCTCGTCCATCGCACACTTCCACATCGGCGACGGCCTCTACAACGTCGCCTTCTCCGGGGACATCCACTACACGGACACGCGCCTGTTCAACGGTGCGGTCAACGAGTTCCCGCGCGTCGAGACGCTGGTCCTCGAATCGACCTACGGGGGCCGCAACGACTACCAGACCGACCAGGCCGACTCGGAGCGCGACCTCAAGCGGGTCATCAACGAGGCCTACGACAGGGACGGAAAGGTCCTCATCCCCGCGTTCGCAGTCGGGCGGTCACAGGAAATCATGCTCGTCCTCGAAGAGGCGATGCGGAGCGGCGACATCCCGGAGATGCCGGTCCACCTCGACGGGATGATATGGGAGGCGACGGCCATCCACACGACCTACCCCGAGTATCTCCGGGACGACCTCCGGGACCGCATCTTCCACGAGGACGAGAACCCCTTCCTCGCCGACCAGTTCAACCACATCGACGGCGGCGAGGAGGAACGGCAGGAGGTCGCCGACGGTGGTCCCGCAATCATCCTCTCGACGTCGGGGATGGTCACCGGCGGCCCCATCATGTCGTGGCTCGAACACCTCGGGACGGACCCGGACACGTCGATGGTGTTCGTCGGCTACCAGGCACAGGGGACGCTCGGCCGCCGCATCCAGAACGGCTGGGACGAGATTCCCGTCGGCAACGGCGGCCGGGGCCGTGGCGACACACTCACGCTGAACTGCAACGTCGAGACGGTCGACGGCTTCTCCGGCCACGCCGACCGGCAGGGGTTGGAGAACTTCGTGAAGACGATGAACCCCCGGCCCGAGAAGGTCCTCTGTGTCCACGGCGACGAGTCCTCGACACAGGACCTCTCGTCGGCACTGTACCACGAGTACAACATGCGGACGTTCGCGCCGAAGAACCTCGAAACGTTCCGCTTCCTCTGA